In the Chiloscyllium plagiosum isolate BGI_BamShark_2017 chromosome 15, ASM401019v2, whole genome shotgun sequence genome, one interval contains:
- the LOC122557190 gene encoding protein sprouty homolog 2 isoform X2 produces the protein METPAALASPLSLQLAHDRGRQRFDPDPGELQHGPVLSIDQIRAIRANNDYVERPVLSGPRSSPGGSAHKWERPGEASLSGVADRRASGPQQQLSRSTSTVSSASRSSSTSEQRLLLSLTSSPSGQGIIRAQPKADLKAELKKAPGGQDCSQHSLRCEQCGKCKCSECTAPRTLPSCWLCEQRCLCSLQSALEYGTCVCCVKGLFYHCSSDDEDNCADNPCSCSQGHCCARWTAMGFISMFMPCLWCYLPAKGSLRLCQGCYDGVKRPGCRCRNSNTVCRKFSNAPCPKTIEKPL, from the coding sequence GCTGCAGCACGGCCCGGTGCTCTCCATCGACCAGATCCGGGCCATCCGAGCCAACAACGACTACGTGGAGCGTCCGGTGCTCAGCGGCCCGAGGAGCAGTCCCGGCGGCTCGGCCCACAAGTGGGAACGGCCTGGCGAGGCGAGCCTGAGCGGGGTGGCGGATCGCCGGGCCTCGGGGCCCCAGCAGCAGCTGAGCCGCTCCACCAGCACGGTCAGCTCGGCGTCCCGCAGCAGCAGCACCTCGGAGCAGAGGCTGCTGCTCAGCCTGACCTCGTCTCCTTCGGGCCAGGGGATTATCCGGGCGCAGCCCAAGGCTGACCTGAAAGCCGAGCTGAAGAAGGCTCCCGGCGGTCAGGACTGCAGCCAACACTCGCTGCGGTGTGAGCAGTGCGGCAAGTGTAAGTGCAGCGAGTGCACGGCTCCCAGGACTCTGCCTTCGTGCTGGCTCTGTGAGCAGAGGTGCCTTTGCTCTTTGCAGAGCGCCCTGGAGTACGGCACGTGTGTGTGCTGTGTGAAGGGCCTCTTCTATCACTGCTCCAGCGACGACGAGGACAACTGTGCGGACAACCCGTGCTCCTGCAGCCAAGGCCACTGCTGTGCCCGCTGGACCGCCATGGGTTTCATCTCCATGTTCATGCCGTGCCTGTGGTGCTACCTGCCGGCTAAAGGCAGCCTCCGCCTCTGCCAGGGATGTTACGACGGCGTCAAGCGGCCGGGCTGCCGGTGCAGGAACTCCAACACCGTGTGCAGGAAGTTTTCTAACGCGCCTTGCCCGAAAACCATCGAGAAGCCTTTATGA